From Scyliorhinus canicula chromosome 15, sScyCan1.1, whole genome shotgun sequence:
GGCCATTTGAATTCTAACCGAGTTTCTGGCCTGAATGGCGCTGCCTTTTCGGATCTGATTATCGATCCCgatcccctccccactcctctccctcttcccagCTCTTTAAAAATCAGTGGGAATCCTAACCTTTGCAGCAGGATAGAAGCTTCCCTAAAAAGTCCCGTCAGGCGATTGGCCAAGAGCGGCCTCGCTGGGCCCAATCACGACCAGGAGCGActtcaaaaaaaaattttaaatccgAAATTCCGCCAGATTTCCTCTCAATAAAAATCCCGGCCGGTATTCCATCCAGGAATTTCGACGGGCTTCCAACCCATAACGAATAGTTAAGAAACGGCTGGGCCGGGGTCTGCCCGCTCGGCGCGTCACCGCCATGTCAGCTGACTGATAGCCCGCTCGGCCAATCGGGGTGTAGGGCCCGGAGGCCCTGACCAATCGGGTCGGGGCCCCGGGGCGGGGCTTGGTACAAAATGGCGGCGATGAACCGAGAGGGTTTTCGGTGTCAGTGAAAATCTGCGGGAAGGAAACGGGAGGGGAGGCAGACAAAAAAATCGATTAAAATCCGTCAAAGGAGCAAATTAATCGGAAAATCTCCCGAATCGCTGAGGTAAAGTATCGATTAAAAAGCGCCGACTGTTTCGATTCTCTCCCGAAGGCGAAGGGAAATGAAGGAGcgtcagtgaaggagcggcggCGAGGAATCCACGCAATCCAACCTGCGTTTTacacaaatataattttttttttaaagagaaacCTCGCTCGTATCCTTTCAGTGCAACCTGGAGTAATTATTGCGGGAGGGAAAGAATATGAAGGAGAAAGACGTGTCGCCCAAAACCGGCGGAAAAAGGGGGGACGATCGGCGAGGTGGCCACCACCAGCAGCCCAGGAAAATGGGGAATAACCACAACAGCATCAACAGGAACACCAAGAACCATGGCAATGCCAAAAGGACGCGCAATGTCAGCGGCAAAAGGACCAACAACCGAGATTACGATGTTTACCCTCCCAACCGGACTGCTAATAATCTGAGTCTTTCTTCTGCTTCCTCAAGGACAAGTAGGGCTGAGAGACAGCCTGGTGAATACAAAACCCTCAAGATTAGCAATTTGGGTTCCCAGTTGAGTGATGGTGCCATTGAGGACGGGCTTTTCCACGAGTTTAAGAAGTTTGGGGATGTTAGTGTGAAAATTTCCAGGGATGGGGACGAAAGAGTGGCTCTGGTGAATTTCAGACACTCTGAGGATGCCAAAGCTGCCAGGCATGCCAAGGGCAGGCTAGTGCTGCATGATCGCCCTCTGAAGATTGAAACAGTTTATCCTCCTCCGAAAGGAAGAAGCTACTCCCCTGAACTGGATGGGTATTCTGCACCAAGTGTTCAAGGCAACCGTCATAGGCAGAGATCTTTGTCACCTGCAGGACTTGGTTACAGAGAGCATAGAACTCAGCAGCGCAGTTCTTTGGGGCGTCAGTTaccaccgccaccaccaccaccgcctccTCCCCAGAGAGATTTGGAAAGAGAGCGGGATTATGCCTTTTATGAAGGCCGGGCACGAGCTGCTTACACGCTCGACAGAACAACATTCAGGGAGGATGAAATCTTGCCAGAAGATGATAAAAGAGCTAATCGGACTTTGTTTATTGGTAACTTGGACCCTTCAGTTTCACAAAATGACCTTTTGCTTGCATTTGAAAGATTTGGTGTCATCTTGGAGGTTGATATCAAACGGCCACCACGTGGGCAAGGAAATTCATATGGCTTCCTGAAATTTGAAAACTTGGACATGGCCCACCGGGCAAAGATTGCAATGTCAGGAAAAGTGATCGGGAGAAACCCTATCAAGATTGGTTATGGGAAAGCAACTCCCACCACTCGATTGTGGGTTGGGGGATTGGGTGCCTGGGTTCCTGTAGCTGGTCTTGCAAGGGAATTTGATCGCTTTGGGACCATAAGGTCTATTGACTACAGAAAGGGAGATAATTGGGCTTATATTCAATATGAAAGCTTGGATGCTGCACAAGCTGCTTGTACTCAGATGCGTGGCTTTCCCTTGGGTGGACCAGATCGGCGGCTAAGAGTTGATTTTGCGGATACAGAACATCGATATCCTCAACAATTTCTACAAGCCTTGCCTCTGCCTCATTTTGATTTGATTGGAGATGGCCTTCTTCCCCGTGGTGCAGAATGTCTGAGGGGTAGAGAAAGGAATTCTCCTCCAATGCATTACCGAGAAAGGGACCTTTTTCCAGGCAATGACTGGCATGTCCTTTCTGTACGGGAAAGAAACCGGAATAGCCACGAACCATTTGATCATCTTGATCGTGAAGTCCGGGATAGCTGGTCTCTTGAACGTGGGCGTGACCATATTTTGCAAAATTGGGACCAAAGGAGAAAACGGAGAGGCCCTCCAGACACACGCCCCACTGATTGTTCACCCAGTAATGACCGCGTGAGAAAACGGCGTTGTATTTCACCAGATCGCAGCCCGGGCAATGGCAGCCGTGATGGCGGTCGCCACAGTGACTCAGACCGTGATGCGAAGAATGAACGTTATTCACCCGGTAGAGATCACTCTAACAGCACAGAAAACGTTCCTTGTGGTAAACATGAGGTTAAAACCATAAACTTAAATGAAAAGGATAAAGGCAAACATAGAACTGCAGAGTGTGCAAGTCCCATGAGGAGCAAATCCAAATCTGACGTGGGCAATGCCAAAGCATCTGACAGTTTCCGGGAACATGAACGCAAGTTGAATGTAGCCTGGCACGGTATGCTGGTTCTAAAGAATAGTTCTTTCTCCACGAACATGCACTTCATTGAGGGTGATCTCAGCGTTGCAACCAATTTATTAGTGGATGTCTCAACTggtggaaaaatcacacagttAAAAATCACTCAGCGCTTACGACTGGATCAGCCTAAATTGGATGAGGTAACGAGACGCATCAAGGCATCAGGCACTAATGGCTATTGTGTCCTGTTGGCTGTACCAGCATTGAACAACGTGGAAAATGCGGAAGGGATGGCCTCTTCTGTAGAGCAAGCCACTTCACCACAAAGACCACTGAGGAACTTGGTGTCCTATCTAAAACAAAAGCAGGCTgctggtgtcatcagcctgcctgttggaggaagcaaagagaaaGACCACACTGGTGTGCTTCATGCTTTCCCTCCATGTGATTTTTCTCAACAGTATCTGCAAACCTCTGCTCGAGCCCTGGCCAAATCTGAAGAAGACTGTCTAGTTATAATAATTGTACGTGGTACAGCTTAGAATTGAAATTGTTTGTTGTGCTACCACTGTGTATTGTGATGTGTACGGAATGCAAAAAGGGCAAAGTTCACCAAACTGTCAGACGCTTTAATCGAGTACTGGGAGCCCTAcatttttatttacacaaataccAACAAAACTAAGCTGGGAGTCTTGCCTCTAGTAAAAGTAGATCTTACCAATTGATAGAAAGCATTATTGTTGTCTTATGAAATTTCCCCAACTAGTACCCTGCCTAACACCCAATTCCGTCACAGTAATAACTAAATTAGGTATGCAGTTGTTAATGCATTTCAGCTGGGTGGCCCACCTATTTAATTTCCCTTTCTTTATCCTTGTCTCCACATCCTCAGTTTTAAAAGATGCTCTTTAAATCACCTCTTGTTATGAACCTTTCTTCATCCTGTTTTTCAAAAACTATTCCGTACTGCATTTCAATACACAAGCACTGTTACTTGATCATAAACCATGAACTACACAGAGCTTGACTGCTTCCTGCATGGTTTAAGGTAATGACTACCTATCGATGCTAGAGGCCAGTCGTTGATTATTTCTTCAAGTGGGATTTGCTATCGGAATTTGAGTCCTAAGGGTGCTACTCCTTTAATGTTATTGTTGAAGGGCAAAACAACTGGAAAATCCAGTTGTTTTCTAGATTTGTAAATATAGTAACAGATACAGGAGGACAGGCACCTTGAAAGCTGTTTTATATAATGTGCTGTAAAGAGTTGTAGGCAGTTTTGTTTTGCACTTATTATCTTTTAGGCATTAGTCATACTCAAACTAAATTGAAGCAGAGTACGGTAATACTTTGTCTTTGCTGCCTGATGGTTCATTCTACCTTTTTTAATCACTTGGATTTGAATAAAAAATCTACAGATTTGGGTGATTTAATATTTAACAGACCCAAAGAGAGTGGCTTAAGTTTTTAGAACCAGTGATTGGGGCAGTAAAGTCAATTTGTATGCCATGAAAAAAACGAACCGTTTAACTATATATGTCAAGAATCTGGTGTTGAAATGAACTCATGTGAATGTTTTTGAAAAGTGCCTATGTACTTGTTCTTGGGGCTAACTTGTCAGTTGAGAGAAGAAACCAAAGGCCAACATTAATTTGGGAAATATCCTTGGTCATTACCCAGGTATCCCACTCGGTCCTGCAAAGACTGGGTCAAATTCAGATGCTTGGTCCTCTGTGGCTAGTTTGTTGACATTAGCATGAAATGTGATCACTGGATGAGGTTGCAACAAAGTAACTGGTCCATTGACCCAGCCCAGCAAGTGCCAGCACATTTGGGAAGCAGGGTGGATAGATAATGAACAAAAATAGACTGTTTATCCTGTATAATAGCACAATATCCTTTGCAATGCAAGTGGATACTGGAGCTGGACAGCCATGTTAGGACACTTATATATTTTTTCCCCAGCCAAGCGGTTACCTCCTGTGTGTTTCTAAAATGACCTGGCTAATTTAATTTGGGGCAGTATCTTTTATTTGGATTAAGTCTTTTGGCGAGAGTAAAAAGCAAACTGGAGCTAGTCCTACGAAGGCAATATTTACTGGAGTCTAAGTACTATACTGTTCATCATTTGGGCAGAGTTTCAAGTAAAATTTACACACAGGATTCAGATTTTTGTTTTTGATACTACATTCCCTAAATGTACACTTTAACATTGTTGTTTCTCAATGTAACAAATATCTCTAAATGTGTGATCCTAATCACAGAGACAACAGTAAGAGCTATTCAATATAGTACAAGATGGAAAGCTACTTGATTTGCAATGATCTTGAACTAATGGGAGATGCTGTTTGAACAAGTACACaggcattatataaatgacataaaaAATACTTACAGTGGGAAGAAAATATGCAAGTGCACACTGACTGTTTTTCTGAAATACAAATCAAATTCCGAAAAGCCTAAACTCTCAGCTGGCCAGTCACCGTTTTATCCTgccacagatgctgactgacttACTGTGTGTTgtgagctttttttttctttttttttttgcttatcGGATGAAAGTACTTTTCCCACCTCCTCTTCCAAATTGTATCTGGGACATGGGGGACTGGTGATCAGTACTAGCTTTCAAATGTCATGTATGTTGGCAGAATTTGCAGTGCCCAAGGTCACTGAGCTGAACACTCAACTGTCTCACAGTACAAAAGATAAAACTGGCCTGCTTGCCAGTAATATGAATGCCCAGTTTAGGACAGCCTGCGGTGATTTAACTCCTTAGCCAAGACACCAGTTGGAATATGACAATTGGCTTTTGTGCCCCAGCTCTAAGGAGATTAAAAGTTAGCaacctttttgtttttaaaacaaaaagaatcACTTCTTGGTGTCATCAATAAGGCTggaatttattgcctatcccttgttattgagaaggtggtagtagtTGGccatatttagggcagcacggtagcatagttgttagcacaattgcttcacagctccagggtcccagtttgattcccggcttgggtcactgtctgtgcagagtctgcacgttctccctgtgtctgcgtgggtttcctccgggtgctccggtttcctcccacagtccaaagatgtgcaggttaggtggattggccatgataacttgcccttagtgtccaaaattgccctgagtgttggatggtgttactgggtaatggggatagggtggaggggggtggtggggataaccagttttttttttcctgaaatTGGATGTGTGCATTTGTACAAACTTGTACATATGCATGATAAAACCAGAATAAATACTTTCATTTTATGGGATTTTGGGCAAGATAAAAGACTCTCAAAACAAAGGAAGGTGATTGCAACTGACCATATTGGTCCAATTCAATTGGCATGGGGATTTTCAAAACACTCTTTGTAAATCCAATTAAAGCAAGTCCGTGTGCACTGTTGTTCTGAACAATTATAAGTTGtgaaatgcaagtttttaaaaatagcaccATTATTTTTGGCTAATCACAATTTTGTTTTGGACTACTGGGGTGGAGTGTAAAATGTACGAAGCAGCAATCTGTTGTACGAAGCATCAATCTGTAGCATATGTCTGAATAGTTGGCATGTTGTCCCAAAAACTAGGTTTACTAAAGCTGCAGTTATTTTATCATTTAGATTATCTTCAATATTCTGAGAGTGTAGGTGCAAAAGAGTTTTTGGGTGTTGGCTTTCTCATTCCCGTAGCACTAAAGCTTGCTCTAACCATAGAGCTTCTGTTTTCAGTAGCAGAATTCTGTGACTTCCCTTAGAAATAAAAGGAAGATCTCTTAGGTGCACTTACACAAGTTAAAAATCAGTTATAGGTTTAGTTTTAAGTTTAGGTAGTCGCCTTATCCTTTTGCCTAGTTTTAGCCTAGAACCACTCCCCTCTACTCACCAGTCTGTGGCTCTGAAGGCCAGCAGGCAATCCATCCCCAGGAATTGGCCAATGTCACCAGTTGAATGAGAGGTGCGAGAATGGTCATTGGAACCaatatttttgtctttttttgtgttcttttttttcccccctctcctgCTGAGATTGGGAATGTTGTATGCAGTTCTACATGGTACCACTGCACGGCCGAGCATCTCATTATTGTTGACTAGGATCTTGGGAGAGTTGTGTTGAAGCACAGGCATGTGTCCTGCAAGAGACACtcttctgcttttattttgtaGTCAGTGTGTTGCTGCCCTCTTGACTTGGATGGAGTTCCAGCAATTTATACATTTTTGTTGAATTGCTCTTAGATCTCCATAGGCTCACATCACAAGAGGACAAGTTTTAACACCATTATTACTCTAAAATGCTTCTAATGTCCAATGTTCTGTattgttctccccatttctggcAGCCAAGGCACACACTTTTATTTTAGTGCAGGTATCCCCATCCTACAAAAAGAAATGGTCTTAAATATTTCAAACTGTCAATGGTCCAGAGTTTTAGAAATCCATTGTAAATGAGGATTAAGAAGAGCCGCAAAGAATTGTAATCTTCAAGCAAGTCTGCTGACTTGCATCAGATAGTCTTGATTAGGGACTATTTAACATAGGATTTTTATCTTGAAGAAAATTATCAGCTTTTACAATGACAACTCTACATCAAAAATTTGTTTTAGAAATCTAGGGTCTTGGTGCCTTAGTAAGAAGCAGTTGTTCAGTAGCATGCCAACTGAATTTCCTTAGAACTATTTTTTTTTGAGGCTATGTGTAAAATTACTGTATTATTGTTAGTTATATAGAAGAAACTGGTGTTGCATGTATTTTTTGTCTAATTTGATATTTCTTTCCTGCAAAAAACCAAGTGACAGAATATTTGAATGACAAAGCTGAGGAGGAGACTTCCTGCTGGAATTTAGTACGAGCCGAAGACAATGTTTGTGTGAAGTAGAATGGCCTGTTGCAGGGGGAAAAGATTtctgttattttgttttaaagagCTGGAATGGCAGCttgaaaaaaaatatatataaaaagttCCTGTATCTTCTAATGTGAAACCAGGTCCTGTGTTTTGAGGGGaaagatgatctgctgctgtgtGCTGTTTATAGCTGATTTCTGGGGGAGAAAGGAAAAGCTATTCGGGCTCAACCAGCTGAATACGGGCTTTCACAGACACACGTGGGTTGAGCTGATTATGTTgtcaaccaaaatcaataaaatgTGTTTTCTTTTGAGGAAAAAAACTGCGTTGGAGTAAGTTTGATGAATGAAGCAAAAAAAATGACCCCCCTGTGTACATTTGAGGCTTTTTGTTTCGGAAGGCCCCGATATTTGAGGAGGAAACGTCAGCGTCACCGTTAACTTAACAGTGGCCTGCAAGAAACGAAATGGGGGGGAGCATTCCCCACTTTGAAATGTTGAGAATTGACCGCTGGCTGATCATCTTGATGCTGTTCTAATCGAAGATCCAGAATTGCTTGAAaaagtttataaaaaaaagttttgatttatttttgacCCGACAAATCTGAAGTGTTTGAAGAATGTGAATCCTTCAGAATAA
This genomic window contains:
- the rbm15 gene encoding RNA-binding protein 15, translating into MKEKDVSPKTGGKRGDDRRGGHHQQPRKMGNNHNSINRNTKNHGNAKRTRNVSGKRTNNRDYDVYPPNRTANNLSLSSASSRTSRAERQPGEYKTLKISNLGSQLSDGAIEDGLFHEFKKFGDVSVKISRDGDERVALVNFRHSEDAKAARHAKGRLVLHDRPLKIETVYPPPKGRSYSPELDGYSAPSVQGNRHRQRSLSPAGLGYREHRTQQRSSLGRQLPPPPPPPPPPQRDLERERDYAFYEGRARAAYTLDRTTFREDEILPEDDKRANRTLFIGNLDPSVSQNDLLLAFERFGVILEVDIKRPPRGQGNSYGFLKFENLDMAHRAKIAMSGKVIGRNPIKIGYGKATPTTRLWVGGLGAWVPVAGLAREFDRFGTIRSIDYRKGDNWAYIQYESLDAAQAACTQMRGFPLGGPDRRLRVDFADTEHRYPQQFLQALPLPHFDLIGDGLLPRGAECLRGRERNSPPMHYRERDLFPGNDWHVLSVRERNRNSHEPFDHLDREVRDSWSLERGRDHILQNWDQRRKRRGPPDTRPTDCSPSNDRVRKRRCISPDRSPGNGSRDGGRHSDSDRDAKNERYSPGRDHSNSTENVPCGKHEVKTINLNEKDKGKHRTAECASPMRSKSKSDVGNAKASDSFREHERKLNVAWHGMLVLKNSSFSTNMHFIEGDLSVATNLLVDVSTGGKITQLKITQRLRLDQPKLDEVTRRIKASGTNGYCVLLAVPALNNVENAEGMASSVEQATSPQRPLRNLVSYLKQKQAAGVISLPVGGSKEKDHTGVLHAFPPCDFSQQYLQTSARALAKSEEDCLVIIIVRGTA